One genomic segment of Alosa sapidissima isolate fAloSap1 chromosome 13, fAloSap1.pri, whole genome shotgun sequence includes these proteins:
- the ehmt1b gene encoding histone-lysine N-methyltransferase EHMT1 isoform X6 → MASVETEPTGLSLGTVGKGEFMKTEGMKEPPSDRDGAGNAHLDRLSDAYRVDAEINGTHENTDMGKSHGSDGRSRLTENGVIEIDPPHGSVMGSNGYVLSKPQQDTAAAQHRTNWSPTGTTTAGHAAKTLPSAALRACTLGTQKTDTSVLPALGEGKIDTETKNGTGLSTPSPPVIHRARKTMSRPASNQTLKILNREVKEPNIVKDESPDTPEATKPQQTSPSQNQLPQSQINATTMPTATLAKPQTVVVVSKKKKRKMGTYSFVPKKKTKVLKQRTMLEMFSHLSQSPPNPQQKDVVHVNGERVENDSVEEESEEEEESEEEEDLVGEEARNATMEESLTKPPPQVPHEEPETEESGEDEGEGEEEGNDSDLSIGSSLKKKLKKKGKGDNPWLRPSRKRKRKMKMKTEEVPGTEPQTHNPIPSPSHTIQSQVSAEVSKEYTEVPLDSLNLKAQEELLTSQSKGQSKGMTSGLKEMETDMVQELPLCSCRMETPKSREILTLADRKCMATESVDGQLTRCQSAVLKHEMMRPSNTVQLLVLCEDHRAGMVKHQCCPGCGFFCRAGTFMECQPDSNISHRFHRACASMLKGQSFCPHCGEEASKAKEVTIAKADTTSTVPPTQAPATPSTSEGRADTTTGGSSRLSVSSEGRADSTLPKPAEVATTSQALVAPKPGAPAVAGVPVLPVLPALGPPKETLESILLALDTEKPKKLRFHPKQLYISAKQGELQKVLLMLVDGIDPNFKMENQTKRTPLHVAAEAGHEEVCHMLVQAGANLNMCDDDQRTPLMEACENNHMDTVRYLLKAGASVTHKDAEGSTCLHLAAKLGHFEIVQHLLSTGLIDINCQDDGGWTAMIWATEYRHVELVKLLLSKGADINIRDKEENICLHWAAFSGCVEIAEIFLEGRCDLQAVNIHGDSPVHIASRENRLDCVTMFLSRGADVSLKNREGETPLECCSHNSKVWSTLQNSRRLKESQGGRATPAEKLLNRDIARGYEAVPVPCVNAVDSEPCPDNYKYIPDNCVTSPMNIDKNITHLQYCVCKDDCSSTNCMCGQLSLRCWYDKEGHLLPEFCTEEPPLIFECNHACSCWRTCKNRVVQNGLRLRLQLFRTSLMGWGVRTLQDIPQGTFVCEYVGEIISDAEADVRENDSYLFSLDNKVGDVYCIDARFYGNISRFINHLCEPNLFPCRVFTSHQDLRFPRVAFFASKNISAGEELGFDYGEHFWDIKGKDFSCQCGSTKCKYSAAAMAQRQADQQPSALPDTSSSTTPSSPS, encoded by the exons CCCACAGGTCTGTCCCTAGGAACTGTGGGGAAGGGAGAATTTATGAAAACAGAGGGAATGAAAGAGCCTCCCAGTGACCGAGACG GGGCAGGCAATGCTCATTTGGACCGGCTCAGTGATGCTTACAGAGTGGACGCGGAGATCAATGGGACACACGAAAACACAGATATGGGGAAAAGCCACGGTTCCGACGGGCGATCGCGGCTCACGGAAAACGGGGTGATTGAGATCGATCCCCCTCACGGTTCCGTCATGGGGAGTAACGGCTACGTTCTCAGCAAACCACAGCAAGACACAGCGGCTGCCCAGCACAGGACTAACTGGTCACCCACGGGTACCACTACCGCTGGACACGCCGCCAAAACACTTCCATCGGCAGCTTTGCGTGCCTGCACACTGGGCACCCAAAAGACTGATACCAGTGTGCTTCCTGCTTTGGGAGAGGGGAAGATCGACACAGAGACTAAAAACGGCACAGGCCTCAGTACCCCTTCTCCACCCGTTATACACCGAGCACGCAAAACTATGTCACGGCCAGCCTCCAACCAGACACTAAAG ATTCTAAATAGGGAAGTAAAAGAGCCAAACATAGTGAAAGATGAGAGTCCGGATACTCCAGAGGCAACGAAGCCTCAGCAGACATCACCCTCCCAGAACCAACTACCTCAGAGCCAAATCAACGCAACGACCATGCCGACTGCTACACTTGCCAAGCCACAAACAG TAGTAGTTGTgtcaaaaaagaagaaaaggaagaTGGGAACGTACAGCTTTGTTCCGAAAAAGAAAACCAAAGTTCTGAAACAGCGGACCATGCTAGAGatgttctctcatctctctcagtCCCCACCTAATCCACAG CAGAAAGATGTTGTTCATGTGAATGGAGAAAGGGTGGAGAATGACTCTGTGGAGGAAGaatcagaggaagaggaggagtctgaggaggaggaagatctAGTTGGAGAAGAGGCACGCAACGCCACCATGGAAGAGAGTCTGACAAAGCCTCCACCTCAG GTGCCCCACGAGGAGCCGGAAACTGAGGAGTCTGGGGAAGATGAAGGCgaaggggaagaggagggaaaTGACTCTGACTTG AGCATCGGGTCCAGCTTGAAGAAGAAGTTGAAAAAGAAGGGCAAAGGAGACAACCCTTGGCTTCGACCTTCTAGGAAACGCAAACgtaagatgaagatgaagacgGAGGAAGTACCTG GTACAGAACCCCAGACACACAATCCAATCCCAAGTCCCAGTCACACAATCCAGTCCCAAGTTTCAGCTGAGGTCAGTAAGGAATACACAGAGGTTCCCCTGGACTCCCTTAACCTGAAGGCTCAGGAGGAGCTGCTGACATCTCAGAGCAAAGGTCAGTCCAAAG GCATGACCAGTGGTCTTAAGGAGATGGAGACCGATATGGTACAGGAACTCCCATTATGTAGCTGCCGCATGGAGACGCCGAAGAGCCGTGAAATCCTCACTCTTGCGGATAGGAAATGCATGGCCACAGAGAGTGTAGACGGACAG TTGACCAGGTGTCAGAGCGCCGTATTAAAACACGAGATGATGCGGCCGTCCAACACCGTTCAACTGCTGGTTCTGTGCGAGGACCATCGGGCTGGCATGGTGAAGCATCAGTGCTGCCCTGGCTGTGGTTTCTTCTGTAGGGCG GGGACCTTCATGGAGTGTCAGCCAGACAGCAATATCTCTCATCGGTTCCACCGAGCTTGTGCATCCATGCTTAAGGGCCAGAGCTTCTGCCCGCATTGCGGAGAGGAGGCCAGCAAAGCCAAGGAAGTGACCATCGCCAAGGCTGACACCACCTCCACTGTGCCCCCTACCCAGGCCCCCGCCACCCCAAGCACCTCTGAGGGTAGAGCAGATACCACCACTGGAGG GTCATCTCGCTTATCCGTGTCCAGTGAGGGCAGAGCAGACAGCACGCTGCCCAAACCTGCGGAGGTGGCAACCACGTCTCAAGCCCTGGTGGCTCCCAAACCAGGAGCCCCAGCAGTGGCTGGCGTGCCTGTCCTGCCTGTCCTGCCTGCCCTGGGACCACCTAAAGAGACTTTGGAGAGCATCCTGCTGGCACTGGACACAGAGAA ACCCAAGAAACTGCGGTTTCATCCAAAGCAGCTGTACATTTCTGCCAAACAAGGGGAGCTGCAGAAAGTCTTGCTCATGTTGG TTGATGGCATTGACCCAAACTTTAAGATGGAGAACCAGACCAAGCGAACGCCCCTCCATGTGGCAGCCGAGGCCGGACACGAGGAAGTCTGCCACATGCTGGTCCAG GCGGGCGCTAACCTCAACATGTGTGATGACGACCAACGGACCCCTCTGATGGAAGCCTGTGAGAATAATCACATGGACACTGTGCGCTATCTCTTGAAGGCAGGGGCTAGCGTAACACATAAG GATGCGGAGGGTTCTACGTGTCTCCACCTGGCTGCTAAACTTGGGCATTTTGAGATTGTGCAGCACTTGCTGAGCACTGGTCTAATTGACATCAACTGTCAG GATGATGGAGGCTGGACAGCGATGATTTGGGCCACGGAGTACAGGCATGTGGAGCTGGTCAAGCTGCTACTCTCCAAAGGAGCGGACATCAACATCAGAGACAAG GAGGAGAATATCTGTTTGCACTGGGCAGCGTTCTCTGGCTGTGTGGAGATTGCCGAGATCTTTCTGGAGGGGCGCTGTGACCTGCAAGCAGTCAACATCCACGGAGACTCGCCAGTACACATCGCTTCTCGGGAGAACCGTCTCGACTGTGTCAC AATGTTCTTGTCCCGGGGGGCAGACGTGAGTTTGAAGAACCGTGAGGGGGAGACGCCGCTGGAGTGCTGCAGCCACAACTCCAAGGTGTGGAGCACGCTGCAGAACAGCCGCCGGCTGAAGGAGAGCCAGGGCGGCCGGGCCACGCCTGCAGAGAAGCTCCTCAACAG GGATATTGCACGAGGTTATGAGGCTGTACCTGTTCCGTGTGTCAACGCTGTCGACAGTGAGCCCTGCCCTGACAACTACAAATACATCCCTGACAACTGTGTTACATCCCCAATGAACATAGACAAAAACATTACACACTTACAG TATTGTGTGTGCAAAGACGACTGTTCCTCAACCAACTGTATGTGTGGGCAACTCAGTCTGCGCTGTTGGTATGACAAG GAGGGCCATTTACTGCCAGAGTTCTGCACGGAGGAGCCGCCACTCATCTTTGAGTGCAACCACGCCTGCTCGTGCTGGAGAACATGCAAGAACCGCGTCGTGCAAAATGGACTACG GTTACGCCTGCAGCTGTTCAGGACCAGTTTGATGGGCTGGGGGGTAAGGACGCTGCAAGACATCCCCCAGGGCACATTTGTCTGCGA ATATGTTGGGGAAATCATTTCAGACGCAGAGGCTGATGTGAGGGAAAACGACTCCTACTTGTTCAGCTTGGACAACAAG GTAGGGGATGTGTACTGTATAGATGCCCGTTTCTACGGCAACATCAGCCGCTTCATCAATCACTTGTGTGAGCCGAACCTGTTCCCGTGCCGTGTGTTCACCTCGCACCAGGACCTGCGCTTCCCCCGTGTGGCTTTCTTTGCCAGCAAGAACATCAGCGCTGGCGAAGAGCTGGG CTTTGACTATGGTGAGCACTTCTGGGACATCAAGGGCAAGGACTTCAGTTGTCAGTGTGGCTCCACCAAATGCAAGTACTCTGCGGCGGCCATGGCCCAGCGGCAGGCGGATCAGCAGCCCAGTGCCCTGCCCGACACCagctcctccaccaccccctccaGCCCCTCCTGA
- the ehmt1b gene encoding histone-lysine N-methyltransferase EHMT1 isoform X5 yields the protein MGTLWSHAPTGLSLGTVGKGEFMKTEGMKEPPSDRDGAGNAHLDRLSDAYRVDAEINGTHENTDMGKSHGSDGRSRLTENGVIEIDPPHGSVMGSNGYVLSKPQQDTAAAQHRTNWSPTGTTTAGHAAKTLPSAALRACTLGTQKTDTSVLPALGEGKIDTETKNGTGLSTPSPPVIHRARKTMSRPASNQTLKILNREVKEPNIVKDESPDTPEATKPQQTSPSQNQLPQSQINATTMPTATLAKPQTVVVVSKKKKRKMGTYSFVPKKKTKVLKQRTMLEMFSHLSQSPPNPQQKDVVHVNGERVENDSVEEESEEEEESEEEEDLVGEEARNATMEESLTKPPPQVPHEEPETEESGEDEGEGEEEGNDSDLSIGSSLKKKLKKKGKGDNPWLRPSRKRKRKMKMKTEEVPGTEPQTHNPIPSPSHTIQSQVSAEVSKEYTEVPLDSLNLKAQEELLTSQSKGQSKGMTSGLKEMETDMVQELPLCSCRMETPKSREILTLADRKCMATESVDGQLTRCQSAVLKHEMMRPSNTVQLLVLCEDHRAGMVKHQCCPGCGFFCRAGTFMECQPDSNISHRFHRACASMLKGQSFCPHCGEEASKAKEVTIAKADTTSTVPPTQAPATPSTSEGRADTTTGGSSRLSVSSEGRADSTLPKPAEVATTSQALVAPKPGAPAVAGVPVLPVLPALGPPKETLESILLALDTEKPKKLRFHPKQLYISAKQGELQKVLLMLVDGIDPNFKMENQTKRTPLHVAAEAGHEEVCHMLVQAGANLNMCDDDQRTPLMEACENNHMDTVRYLLKAGASVTHKDAEGSTCLHLAAKLGHFEIVQHLLSTGLIDINCQDDGGWTAMIWATEYRHVELVKLLLSKGADINIRDKEENICLHWAAFSGCVEIAEIFLEGRCDLQAVNIHGDSPVHIASRENRLDCVTMFLSRGADVSLKNREGETPLECCSHNSKVWSTLQNSRRLKESQGGRATPAEKLLNRDIARGYEAVPVPCVNAVDSEPCPDNYKYIPDNCVTSPMNIDKNITHLQYCVCKDDCSSTNCMCGQLSLRCWYDKEGHLLPEFCTEEPPLIFECNHACSCWRTCKNRVVQNGLRLRLQLFRTSLMGWGVRTLQDIPQGTFVCEYVGEIISDAEADVRENDSYLFSLDNKVGDVYCIDARFYGNISRFINHLCEPNLFPCRVFTSHQDLRFPRVAFFASKNISAGEELGFDYGEHFWDIKGKDFSCQCGSTKCKYSAAAMAQRQADQQPSALPDTSSSTTPSSPS from the exons CCCACAGGTCTGTCCCTAGGAACTGTGGGGAAGGGAGAATTTATGAAAACAGAGGGAATGAAAGAGCCTCCCAGTGACCGAGACG GGGCAGGCAATGCTCATTTGGACCGGCTCAGTGATGCTTACAGAGTGGACGCGGAGATCAATGGGACACACGAAAACACAGATATGGGGAAAAGCCACGGTTCCGACGGGCGATCGCGGCTCACGGAAAACGGGGTGATTGAGATCGATCCCCCTCACGGTTCCGTCATGGGGAGTAACGGCTACGTTCTCAGCAAACCACAGCAAGACACAGCGGCTGCCCAGCACAGGACTAACTGGTCACCCACGGGTACCACTACCGCTGGACACGCCGCCAAAACACTTCCATCGGCAGCTTTGCGTGCCTGCACACTGGGCACCCAAAAGACTGATACCAGTGTGCTTCCTGCTTTGGGAGAGGGGAAGATCGACACAGAGACTAAAAACGGCACAGGCCTCAGTACCCCTTCTCCACCCGTTATACACCGAGCACGCAAAACTATGTCACGGCCAGCCTCCAACCAGACACTAAAG ATTCTAAATAGGGAAGTAAAAGAGCCAAACATAGTGAAAGATGAGAGTCCGGATACTCCAGAGGCAACGAAGCCTCAGCAGACATCACCCTCCCAGAACCAACTACCTCAGAGCCAAATCAACGCAACGACCATGCCGACTGCTACACTTGCCAAGCCACAAACAG TAGTAGTTGTgtcaaaaaagaagaaaaggaagaTGGGAACGTACAGCTTTGTTCCGAAAAAGAAAACCAAAGTTCTGAAACAGCGGACCATGCTAGAGatgttctctcatctctctcagtCCCCACCTAATCCACAG CAGAAAGATGTTGTTCATGTGAATGGAGAAAGGGTGGAGAATGACTCTGTGGAGGAAGaatcagaggaagaggaggagtctgaggaggaggaagatctAGTTGGAGAAGAGGCACGCAACGCCACCATGGAAGAGAGTCTGACAAAGCCTCCACCTCAG GTGCCCCACGAGGAGCCGGAAACTGAGGAGTCTGGGGAAGATGAAGGCgaaggggaagaggagggaaaTGACTCTGACTTG AGCATCGGGTCCAGCTTGAAGAAGAAGTTGAAAAAGAAGGGCAAAGGAGACAACCCTTGGCTTCGACCTTCTAGGAAACGCAAACgtaagatgaagatgaagacgGAGGAAGTACCTG GTACAGAACCCCAGACACACAATCCAATCCCAAGTCCCAGTCACACAATCCAGTCCCAAGTTTCAGCTGAGGTCAGTAAGGAATACACAGAGGTTCCCCTGGACTCCCTTAACCTGAAGGCTCAGGAGGAGCTGCTGACATCTCAGAGCAAAGGTCAGTCCAAAG GCATGACCAGTGGTCTTAAGGAGATGGAGACCGATATGGTACAGGAACTCCCATTATGTAGCTGCCGCATGGAGACGCCGAAGAGCCGTGAAATCCTCACTCTTGCGGATAGGAAATGCATGGCCACAGAGAGTGTAGACGGACAG TTGACCAGGTGTCAGAGCGCCGTATTAAAACACGAGATGATGCGGCCGTCCAACACCGTTCAACTGCTGGTTCTGTGCGAGGACCATCGGGCTGGCATGGTGAAGCATCAGTGCTGCCCTGGCTGTGGTTTCTTCTGTAGGGCG GGGACCTTCATGGAGTGTCAGCCAGACAGCAATATCTCTCATCGGTTCCACCGAGCTTGTGCATCCATGCTTAAGGGCCAGAGCTTCTGCCCGCATTGCGGAGAGGAGGCCAGCAAAGCCAAGGAAGTGACCATCGCCAAGGCTGACACCACCTCCACTGTGCCCCCTACCCAGGCCCCCGCCACCCCAAGCACCTCTGAGGGTAGAGCAGATACCACCACTGGAGG GTCATCTCGCTTATCCGTGTCCAGTGAGGGCAGAGCAGACAGCACGCTGCCCAAACCTGCGGAGGTGGCAACCACGTCTCAAGCCCTGGTGGCTCCCAAACCAGGAGCCCCAGCAGTGGCTGGCGTGCCTGTCCTGCCTGTCCTGCCTGCCCTGGGACCACCTAAAGAGACTTTGGAGAGCATCCTGCTGGCACTGGACACAGAGAA ACCCAAGAAACTGCGGTTTCATCCAAAGCAGCTGTACATTTCTGCCAAACAAGGGGAGCTGCAGAAAGTCTTGCTCATGTTGG TTGATGGCATTGACCCAAACTTTAAGATGGAGAACCAGACCAAGCGAACGCCCCTCCATGTGGCAGCCGAGGCCGGACACGAGGAAGTCTGCCACATGCTGGTCCAG GCGGGCGCTAACCTCAACATGTGTGATGACGACCAACGGACCCCTCTGATGGAAGCCTGTGAGAATAATCACATGGACACTGTGCGCTATCTCTTGAAGGCAGGGGCTAGCGTAACACATAAG GATGCGGAGGGTTCTACGTGTCTCCACCTGGCTGCTAAACTTGGGCATTTTGAGATTGTGCAGCACTTGCTGAGCACTGGTCTAATTGACATCAACTGTCAG GATGATGGAGGCTGGACAGCGATGATTTGGGCCACGGAGTACAGGCATGTGGAGCTGGTCAAGCTGCTACTCTCCAAAGGAGCGGACATCAACATCAGAGACAAG GAGGAGAATATCTGTTTGCACTGGGCAGCGTTCTCTGGCTGTGTGGAGATTGCCGAGATCTTTCTGGAGGGGCGCTGTGACCTGCAAGCAGTCAACATCCACGGAGACTCGCCAGTACACATCGCTTCTCGGGAGAACCGTCTCGACTGTGTCAC AATGTTCTTGTCCCGGGGGGCAGACGTGAGTTTGAAGAACCGTGAGGGGGAGACGCCGCTGGAGTGCTGCAGCCACAACTCCAAGGTGTGGAGCACGCTGCAGAACAGCCGCCGGCTGAAGGAGAGCCAGGGCGGCCGGGCCACGCCTGCAGAGAAGCTCCTCAACAG GGATATTGCACGAGGTTATGAGGCTGTACCTGTTCCGTGTGTCAACGCTGTCGACAGTGAGCCCTGCCCTGACAACTACAAATACATCCCTGACAACTGTGTTACATCCCCAATGAACATAGACAAAAACATTACACACTTACAG TATTGTGTGTGCAAAGACGACTGTTCCTCAACCAACTGTATGTGTGGGCAACTCAGTCTGCGCTGTTGGTATGACAAG GAGGGCCATTTACTGCCAGAGTTCTGCACGGAGGAGCCGCCACTCATCTTTGAGTGCAACCACGCCTGCTCGTGCTGGAGAACATGCAAGAACCGCGTCGTGCAAAATGGACTACG GTTACGCCTGCAGCTGTTCAGGACCAGTTTGATGGGCTGGGGGGTAAGGACGCTGCAAGACATCCCCCAGGGCACATTTGTCTGCGA ATATGTTGGGGAAATCATTTCAGACGCAGAGGCTGATGTGAGGGAAAACGACTCCTACTTGTTCAGCTTGGACAACAAG GTAGGGGATGTGTACTGTATAGATGCCCGTTTCTACGGCAACATCAGCCGCTTCATCAATCACTTGTGTGAGCCGAACCTGTTCCCGTGCCGTGTGTTCACCTCGCACCAGGACCTGCGCTTCCCCCGTGTGGCTTTCTTTGCCAGCAAGAACATCAGCGCTGGCGAAGAGCTGGG CTTTGACTATGGTGAGCACTTCTGGGACATCAAGGGCAAGGACTTCAGTTGTCAGTGTGGCTCCACCAAATGCAAGTACTCTGCGGCGGCCATGGCCCAGCGGCAGGCGGATCAGCAGCCCAGTGCCCTGCCCGACACCagctcctccaccaccccctccaGCCCCTCCTGA